The Gossypium hirsutum isolate 1008001.06 chromosome D03, Gossypium_hirsutum_v2.1, whole genome shotgun sequence genomic interval TTtcatttgtgttttgtttttagtATGCTTTTGATGTGGCAATGATTTCTGCCTTTGGCCATAAACAAGACAAGGAAATCAACGGAATCAAGCAGCTCTATCAATGCCTGGAAAAGGGTTACAATTCCATGCCTTTAGAtcttccaggaactcctttcaaTAAAGCAATGAAggtacatacatatacacatacatatatagacACACTTAGACCCTTTTGTTTGAGTGAATAATGGGTTCATATTGTTTCACTTTTGAAAAGGCTAGGAAGCTGTTGAATGAGACCCTGAGAAGATTgataaaagaaagaagagaaaatgagaaaCAAGGTGGTGGAGGAGGGTTGCTGGGTGTTCTATTGGGTGACAAAAACCAAAAGGTTGATCAACTCAGTGATTCCCAGATTGCAGATAATGTAATTGGTGTAATCTTTGCTGCTCATGATACCACTGCAAGTGTCCTAACATGGCTGTTAAAATACTTGCATGACAATGGAAATTTACTAGAAGCTGTCACTGTAAGTAAACTATTTTTGATGATCATCATCTTTGAATGAAAATCAATCAAATCTTTTTCAGTCTCATTTATAAATCATATGTTTGCAGAGAGAACAAGAAGGTGTTCGACGAGAAATAATCGAAGCAAATCGCAGGCTTATGTGGGATGATACAAGGCACATGCCATTGACTACCAGGGTACATTAAATCATACCAACTTTATTCTTCATATGTTGGTAATCACAGTGGCATATAAGCATATTAATTGAAGTGTGTTGCAGGTGATTCAAGAGACACTAAGAACAGCAAGTATTCTGTCATTCACCTTCAGGGAAGCAGTggaagatgttgagtttgaaggCTATTACATCCCCAAAGGTTGGAAGGTTCTTCCTCTCTTTAGAACCATTCATCATTGCGCGGATTTCTTCCCTAAACCCGAGAAATTTGACCCTTCGAGATTCGAGGTGAGGCTTTGTAATCGATTCGAATTATAGGACATGGAATAAGCTAAATCTTTTATTGTTTTAGATTAGATTCGACCCCATTTTACACATCTAAGCAGATTTACTTCATTTCTTTTTGTCATTGGGAATATGTGAatcatatatatgttttgttttggtACCATTGGCattatttaatagtataaatggaGTCCCCGACCAAGTGGTGGGTCAGGCACTATCCAGTTTTAGCAGAAATATAAGGTTATCAATGGTTCATCTCATGCTGCTgtctttttcatttgtttactGTGAATCTTCCCTCTAATCTAAACCATCAATCAAATCTTGCAAAGTATCACACCACGTGACTTGATTTTGTAGATAGTAACACTGCAGTTTTAGTCTCGTTGACGTGCCTCTGCGCCTACGGGTCTAAGGGATACATCAACAAATTCGATATTTGATCTTATCGTTTGCGTGGCGATGTTATTGCAGGTACCGCCGAAACCCAACACGTTTATGCCCTTTGGGAATGGAGTACACTCTTGTCCAGGCAGTGAACTGGCCAAGCTTGAGATTTTGGTGCTCCTCCACCATCTCACCACAAAATACAGGTAAACTTGTATTTTAGTTGCCCAATTGCAGAACATAATGATTATTTAGTTTTTGAAAACGTAAGAAGAACATAAAGCCACGTTGATTGGTACAAAACAAGATTATGTTTTTAAAGTGGTTTTGTCTGCTCATTGTTGACTAATTGGTGTATGAAAAACAAAAAGTGGTCCTCTTGGAGTATTGTTCCTTGGGCTGTGGAAGTGGTCCTAATTAGTACCAACACtattaaacttcaaattttcaGGTTTATCTTTAGAGATGGTAGATTTCTAAGCCaatatttaatttagtttcttttagtcatattaaaaaaaaaaacttgaaatatgTCAGTATTTTGAGTGAAAGGCAAGTTTGAAGTTGAAGAAACGTAGACATAAATTTTGCAGTTTAAATATCGGTGTTGACCTGCCATTTTCATTGGGATTTTTGGGGTTGAATGTTTGGATGCAGGTGGCAAGTTGTGGGAGATGAGGATGGAATCCAGTATGGTCCCTTTCCAGTGCCCAAAAAGGGCTTACCTGTAAAGGTCACCCCAAGAAATATATAGGCATCATGAGCACAACAATACACCATTTCTGGATTTGGACTCAAATGAAGATTTAACTTTTTTTGGGGGGCTAAAAAGCCTATTGAGTTTTTCTTTATTCTCATTTTGGTTGTTAAATTTGTCGTTGGGAATCTTTTGTAATTGTTCAAAAGCTTTCTTGAGgagtagggtttttttttttttggtccttggtTTGTTCAAGGTAAAGTAAATCTGTTGtataaaaacaaaaagtaaaaaaataaaaggaaatgtaCTTGCTTCAATGTATTTGAAAGCAATTTCTTTTTATGAAAAGCAttaaattagataattaaatttaaaattaattaatttaggttaataaactcaaattaactaattaaaataaatttgcaaAAAAATTCACACCCAAtgaaattcaaacatggaataTCAAATTTCATTCGTTCTTAAGGATCAAATTCAAACATGTCAGGGTGGGTGTTCCACATGCTCCAATTCTGCCTTATCAGCTTGGAAGATATTTTCATCACAAACTGCATTGAACTAACTATGAACTTTAGCAAGTTACTTGCTTCATCTCCAACATCCCATGTTCCTCATATTGATTTCCTTTCAACAATGAATCATTAGTGAAAACATTACACCAAATTTTGTCCCAACCAAAAGGCACTTGGTTGATACCCTCACTCAGTACCATTGAGACTGATATTGTTATACCACGATATTATTACAACCAACTGTCAAGTCCTATTAATCTTTAACTCAGTACAATGGTACAATGTGAGATCGCCTTGCAAGCAGTTCTCGATTGAACTGAATTAAGTATCAAAGAGTGTTTTGGAACATAAGGTGTAGCGCTCATAGCTTATCTTCGTCTTGCAGGGACCCAATATAATCCAAATCTACCTCCAAACCCAATCCATTACCAAATATATGTTGTGTGTTTTGCTGATTAGTGTTCCATCCTTAcaaggtgtttgatatggtaGCCTTCTCTCAATAGCTGGTTTAAGCATTCATTTTGGTTTTCATCTCATATACAGGAAGAATGATTAAAGCAGCTTAAAGAGGGCCAGGATAGAGTCCACCGCAATCAACGCAAATAGCAACAAATACGAGGCAGACCGGACAACCCACTAGCTGAGCATAGCTTGAGGACATGTCCCTCCAATGTAATACCAATAGAGCAATTGCAGATTGGTACTCATTTCAAATCAAACCCCACAAATAATGGAACCAATTTTAATCCATCTGCGGATTTGGCTGCTATGCAAGCAGAGCATTAAACTCGAACAACATTTTGAACCACCATTAATGGTTAAGATATAAAGACAGAGGCAGAAGAATACCCTAAAAATTGCTTGTTCGGTCAAGCCCTTCCAATGTTCTAGCAGATCTTACTCATCATGTGGAGTTCAATATGCATGTACATACCATACAGAAAAATATGACATCTATGTATAAGAACGTATAAGAATCACATAAATATCTCAACAATCATGGATTTTGCTCTTTCACTTAAATCAGAATGGTACCGCAGAAACTGGATTTTCATATGTAAAATGTGGTGAACGCATGCAAGCTTTGACAGACATAAGAATCCAAAAGGGTCCTATTATTATTGACTTCAAGTGCATGAAAGGGCACAAAAGAAAGTGAGTTGTGGCTTCACCATTTGTGGAAGAAAGAAGCTCTGAGTACCTTTAAAGCAAAAATTATTGCAGCAATCTTGTGTTTGGCTGTGCATATGGAGAAATATATGCTGCATAACATGGATAAGCTAATGTATTTCACATCTTAATGAGTTGGCCCGCATGCTAGAATAAGGTGGCTTGTACAATCTCTTGAGTTTTTTTCCCTGTCTAGAAATCGAGTCCCATAGTGTTTGTCCAAAGGCCTCATCAATCATGGGAATGTTGCTCACCAGTCATTAATATAGAGGGGTCTAAGCAAGTAGGCTCACACTGCAATTATATGCTGGGTTCTGTTTAACAAGAGGCAAACACATCTCACATGAATGCAAAATGGCTTTGTTTGGTTAATAAGGATAGATTTTTTTTCACCCTTTTCTTTACCCTATATGAATCAATGTGTGTATTTCTATGGAAGATAAAGATGGGAGTTCTTTTGACTTCAAACATGATCTGAGAACAACATTCTTATAAGGAAATAAGTGTAAACCAACAGCCAGCTAGTCAACAATCATGGAAAGGAGGCATCAATGTCTATCGTCAAACATTAACGGATAAAATTTGTTTAGAATTCCATTATGGTTAGAATGAACCTTTTTCCCCATTGTAATAAACTGGAAAGTAAGAAAGGGATCTAAATTGATGATATGTGGGAATGAGTGTAAGCCTAGCACTTACATAGAGTGACATCCTAGATGTAGGGAACTAAAACTACACATTTCTAGAAACTGTAGTGCAACATTCAGGAAACTACATTTCTATACAGACATACAGCCATTTATCATAACTCATTATAAATAATTTTCTGGACCTTTACTGCCATAACTCATTAGCAGCGCCTTTACCTCACAAGAATGCCATCACTGTTATTTTGATCTTTTCTAGTGTTTCCAGTTGCCACTTGTCCATGCCTACATCTTTATTTTGGTTGTGTTCAATGCTCAAAATTGTGGTAGCTCAGGAAAGAAAGATCCTATCAGCCAATACTTCAGCACTTTACAAATTAAAGCACTTTTCAAACTTGTTAACTATATATTCCATGTTCTTGTAATTTTAAAGCTGCAAAAGTTAGTTCATCCAGTTCCATGAATAATGAACAAAAGTTTTAGATATCCTTCGATGATAATTCTCTAGTCTTAAATATGAACAACTCCATCAAATATGGGCATGGCTCCAATCTCTACATCAAAAGGATCTAGCCAAAACCCAAATCCTTGTTTATGGATACACCTATGTGGTGATGGCTTTCCTTCTTAGGCACCAAGCTAGACATCACTATATTTGTTTAAAACTTGGAAAAAGATATAAAATGAAAGTCATGAGGCCCAATGCGGTTTGTCTAGAATGAATACAAATCAGAGAGCTCGCAACCTTGGGAAAAGACACGAGCATTTGTCAGTAATGATGATAGTCCATATGTATATTTCAATAAACAAAGAGATCTTCAACCTATATGAAAATCAACGAGGCAGAGTAAAAATTTAAGTAGAAGCACTGCCTAGCACTTCCTCAATGCCAAAGCTCAAATGGTCTAAACAATTTCATTACATTGCATAATTAACAATTGCATACATGTTTGCAACTAGTACACAAAAGGTAAGAATTTGTACCTAACTTTACTTGCATACTCTGGATAACTCTCCCCGAATGTCTCTACCATTAAAACCTCCTCCAATTTCGCTTTTTGATCATAATATATTGAACAAACTACTACAACAAATATCAAGCTAAGAGGTACTCTAAGTGCAATACAATAAGTTGCAAACAAAAGCATCGTAGATGCATATATTGGATGCCAAATCCATCTATAAGGCCCAAATCGTACAACGACAGTTGGCACCACAACCTTCTCTGAATACTTTGCAAGATACACTGTTGAACTATATTGAATCAACAGGGTTGCCACAATCAATATCCAAACTCCAACATTGCTCCAACTGCCCGGGATACGATGCAACTCCAGTGCTTCAAATACAGCAAACCAATGGCCAACCATAACCTCAACACAGCATAAAAGGCGATACCATTTTGGTGGGTTAACACCCCATTTAGGATCATGTGGATGAGCATAATAATCTCCATAGAGTCGTTTTCTTACACTAACATTGAAGAAAGAGAAATAATGGTATACAAAGAAGAAGACAAAGGGCCAACCTTCGAGATAGCCACTGAAATAAACAGGGGGCACAAGAGTTAGCCAAGTGAACACTGAAAGTAACAACAAGAAGTTGCTCAGTAATGCCTACTTCACCAATCGAATGCTTGTGGAAACAATATAAACCATAAAAagctaaaatacattaaaaaaagggttgaaaacCAAATTCACAGTCCATTTAGTAGCTGCAATTGCAATGGAGAGTATACGAGCCCATTTGACAATATTTAAAGGCGTCAAATCACAAAGGGTTGTTTTAAGTGAATCAAAGGAAAAGTTTTTGAAGGGTTTAAGTAAaggtgttagaattaagtgacccaaatccttatttaaatacaatacattggtaaaataaaataaaagtaaaattcatatagaactacacttcttttattttattttagaataatatttttttaaaccttattaagctccatatatttgatattgattagaataaggtgttttaatcttactacactcctattagactatggttttacaagcctataaatagacataatctacTCTTCTTGTAaaaattcgaattcgacatagtgaactatcttctcctctgcccgtggtttttttccccaaaaaggtttccacgtaaaatctgtgttctttatttttctctctttttctttgcgataaattgtcattaccgacattctatttttaacaaattggTACCAGAGCTTTCGGGTTGTTCATTTCAATCACGATAATGACGTATTTGAAGTAAAAATTCTGCTATTGGATCGTAACACCAGTTTCACGTTGTGACAGATAAAGATGCAGGTAGTTCTTGCACAGATGAACTTAGAGGAAGCCttgctaggggtagataagatgcattcaacattgacggaggaagagaatAAGCGAAAAGATCGAAAGACGTTAACAGAGTTACATCTatatttgtctaacgaaattttgcaagATGTGATGAAGGAAAAGACCGTCGCtagattatggaagaggttggaacaaatatgtatgtcgaaaactctaactagaagctgcatatgaagcagcgtctttatgctcatcgtttggaggaaggtgcgtctgtgcacgaacacttaacagtgtttaaataaattctctcaaacttggaggccatggaggttcagtatgataaggaagatctagggttgattctactttgtttgttgaccccgtcttattcaacctttagagatacgattttatatagccgtgagtcttccacagttgatgaggtttatgattatttgacctcgtatgataagatgaaacatcttgagGTTAAAactgactctcagggagagggtctcattgctCGTGgaagacaagatcagaatgctaATGATGATCGTGAAAGGACACAGGAACAGAATCCTTACAGTAAACCTaaaggtagatcaaagtcttcaaacagaggtaaaacttataacttctgcaagaagaaagggcacattaaatctgagtgatGTAGGCTACAGAACAATATCAAAAAGGAGGCTgtgaatcaaaatggaaaacaactagaaaattatgataaaactgatgttgtagaagactacagcgatggtgaacttctagtcgcttctgtcaataattttaaagtgagcgaggagtggatccttgattcgggctacaccttccacatgagtcctaaTCGGGATTGATTTACagcttacgaaacagtgtctgaaggtgttattttgatgggaaataatgcttaaTGTAGAAttacaggtgttggaacaattaaagttaagatgtttgatggagttatcagaacacttagtgacgtacgacatgttccaaaattgaagagaaatttaatttcgttgagtactattgattcaaaagggtacaaatacacagctgaaagtggggttttgaaaattttcaaatgttctctcgttgtgatgaaagggcagagaaagactgtaaagttatatattttgcagggttctactattaTTGGTGATGCAGTTGTCGCATCCTCTTCTTtgttagatgatgatattactaaactttggcatatgtgcTTAGggtatatgagtgagaatggcatggtagaattgagcaaaagaggacttcttaatgAGTAAGGAATTTACAAACTGAAGTTAGGTGACCActgcgtttttgggaagcaaaagagagttcgattcaccagaggaatccataacatgaagggaacgttggagtatattcattttgatctgtagggtccatccagagtgccttcgaaaggtggagctaattatatgctaacttttattgatgatttttctagaaaagtttgggtgttcttcctgaagcagaaaagtaatgtgttttccacatttaagtcttagaaaactatgattgaaaaatagaagagaaaacaaataaaatacctccgtacagacaatggcttagagttctgttctgatgagtttaataaactgtgcaagttagaagggatcgtgagacatttgacagttcgtcatactccacaacaaaacggcGTTGCAAAACGAATTAACATAACGATCATAGAGAAtattcgatgtatgttgtcaaatgccaacttaccaaattcattttgggccgaagtagcctctattgcatgtttttttatcaatcaatttccatccgttgccattgagaaaaagactccacaagaggtatggtttggtaatcttgctgactattctgatttaaagatatttgggtgtcctgcgtatgctcatgttgataatagaAAATTAGAACCGAAAtctattaaaaatgtgtttttcttggttataaagctggtataaaagggtataaattatggtgtcctgaaaatagaaaaattgtgattagcagagatgttttttatgaaactgttatgctacctaacttatctcttaaagactcttccaataaagaaaatcaaaagtaggtagagcatcagattaatccggAATCTAcaagagtcgactcctcaagccaatacaaaaattcaaaatagagttactttttcaccacaatactctatcgccaaaaacagatctagaagagaaattaaacctccaaagaagtatgtcgaggctgatctagttgcttatgctttaaatatggctgaagatatagatgcaaaccaagagctatctaattattctgatgcagttagctgtgaagactctaAAAAGTGGAtatttgctatgcaagaggagatggaatcactccacaaaaacaaaac includes:
- the LOC107950138 gene encoding abscisic acid 8'-hydroxylase 2 is translated as MQLLFSSLPLPPHTFLPTFTAFYGCHLPFLITPIVLFYLMVVLVVVMLLLLLSVHQWRHPKDKPLPPGSMGWPYIGETLKLYKENPNSFFANRRKRYGDIFKSHILGCPCVMISSPDAAKIVLVTKAHLFKPTYPPSKEKMIGPEAIFFHQGPYHSRLKKLVQASFLPSAIRGSVSEIEQIVLKFLPAWDNTTLNTLQEMKRYAFDVAMISAFGHKQDKEINGIKQLYQCLEKGYNSMPLDLPGTPFNKAMKARKLLNETLRRLIKERRENEKQGGGGGLLGVLLGDKNQKVDQLSDSQIADNVIGVIFAAHDTTASVLTWLLKYLHDNGNLLEAVTREQEGVRREIIEANRRLMWDDTRHMPLTTRVIQETLRTASILSFTFREAVEDVEFEGYYIPKGWKVLPLFRTIHHCADFFPKPEKFDPSRFEVPPKPNTFMPFGNGVHSCPGSELAKLEILVLLHHLTTKYRWQVVGDEDGIQYGPFPVPKKGLPVKVTPRNI